In Meiothermus ruber DSM 1279, the following proteins share a genomic window:
- the cax gene encoding calcium/proton exchanger, whose product MWNYILLGFVPLAVALEVLHAPAVWIFLVSALALLPLAGLMGRATEELAARAGSTVGGLLNATFGNAAELIIAIVALLAGKIEVVKASITGSILSNLLLVLGLSIFMGGLRHSTQRFNAQAAGVMTSLLTLTLIAFLLPAFFDLAERGFFKVLDPALPDQMFSLATAGVLILIYLANIYFSLRTHKDMVSGLSDEAHHEAHWSLPVAVGVLAAATVGVAVMAEFLVGSLEEATQALGLSEFFVGIILIPLVGNAAEHFAAVVFAMKNKMDLAVQIAVGSSLQIALLVAPILVIVGYLAGRPMDLVFQNPLELAALAASILATNAVVRDGESHWLEGVMLLGVYALLGFAFFFTPK is encoded by the coding sequence ATGTGGAACTACATTTTGCTGGGCTTTGTGCCGCTGGCAGTCGCCCTGGAAGTCCTGCATGCGCCGGCGGTCTGGATTTTTCTGGTATCGGCCCTGGCTTTGCTGCCGCTGGCGGGTCTGATGGGCCGGGCCACCGAGGAGCTGGCCGCGCGCGCGGGTAGCACGGTGGGGGGTCTGCTCAACGCCACTTTTGGCAACGCGGCGGAGCTGATTATCGCCATCGTGGCGTTGCTGGCGGGCAAAATTGAAGTGGTGAAGGCCAGCATCACCGGCTCGATCCTCTCCAACCTGCTGCTGGTGCTGGGGCTCTCGATTTTTATGGGGGGCCTGCGCCACAGCACCCAGCGCTTCAACGCCCAGGCCGCAGGGGTGATGACCTCGCTGCTGACCCTCACCCTAATTGCCTTCCTGCTTCCGGCTTTCTTCGACCTGGCCGAGCGGGGCTTCTTTAAGGTGCTCGACCCCGCGCTGCCCGACCAGATGTTTAGCCTGGCTACTGCCGGGGTGCTCATCCTGATTTACCTTGCCAACATCTACTTTTCCCTCAGAACCCACAAAGACATGGTCTCGGGCCTGTCCGATGAGGCCCACCATGAGGCCCACTGGAGCCTACCGGTGGCGGTGGGGGTGTTGGCAGCGGCCACGGTGGGGGTGGCGGTGATGGCCGAGTTTTTGGTGGGGAGCCTCGAGGAGGCCACCCAAGCCCTGGGGCTTTCGGAGTTCTTTGTGGGCATCATCTTGATTCCGCTGGTGGGCAATGCCGCTGAGCACTTCGCGGCGGTGGTCTTCGCCATGAAAAACAAGATGGATCTAGCGGTGCAGATCGCGGTGGGCTCTTCCCTGCAGATTGCCCTTTTGGTCGCGCCCATTCTGGTGATTGTGGGCTATCTGGCGGGCCGTCCGATGGATCTGGTCTTCCAGAACCCTCTGGAGCTGGCCGCCCTGGCGGCCTCGATCCTGGCGACCAACGCGGTGGTGCGGGATGGAGAAAGCCACTGGCTGGAGGGGGTGATGCTTTTGGGGGTGTATGCGCTGCTGGGTTTTGCCTTCTTTTTCACGCCAAAATAG
- a CDS encoding sigma factor-like helix-turn-helix DNA-binding protein, whose product MPKKTPGQYFLSKGISPSQLADRLEQLYPLEREVLLARASGETLRAIGGRLDLTPEGVRQVEIRALKKLREEDDTAQIQGRRFRLAVEQRLGVPLEKAVEGLPEPQPMLVLAYARGEPLADLAPTLGLSITEATALRDQAVACLLGEDRGSRAGKWAELKAAVAAALIESPLTYDDLEARFPMSRRRLMKLMQELVNEGRAELSDEYPFRFLGVKPPQRALD is encoded by the coding sequence ATGCCCAAAAAGACGCCGGGACAATATTTTCTGAGCAAGGGTATATCGCCGAGCCAACTGGCCGATCGCCTCGAGCAACTCTATCCCCTCGAGCGCGAGGTCTTGCTGGCCCGGGCATCGGGCGAGACCCTGCGGGCCATTGGGGGGCGGCTCGACCTGACCCCTGAAGGGGTGCGCCAGGTGGAGATTCGCGCCCTCAAAAAACTCCGTGAAGAAGACGATACCGCGCAAATTCAGGGCCGTCGTTTTCGCCTGGCTGTTGAACAGCGCCTGGGAGTACCGCTGGAGAAAGCGGTTGAGGGATTGCCCGAACCCCAGCCCATGCTGGTTTTAGCCTATGCCCGGGGCGAACCGCTGGCCGATCTGGCCCCTACCCTGGGGTTGAGCATCACCGAGGCCACCGCCCTGCGTGACCAGGCGGTGGCGTGCTTGCTGGGTGAGGATCGGGGCTCGAGGGCCGGCAAGTGGGCCGAGCTAAAAGCAGCGGTAGCAGCAGCCTTAATCGAGAGTCCGCTCACCTACGACGACCTCGAGGCCCGCTTTCCTATGTCCCGCCGACGCCTGATGAAGCTGATGCAGGAGCTGGTGAACGAAGGCCGGGCCGAGCTGAGCGATGAGTACCCGTTCCGCTTTTTGGGGGTTAAACCGCCCCAACGGGCTTTGGACTGA
- a CDS encoding DUF5317 domain-containing protein encodes MALALAFRASLRDIANLELRSAWAFVAAALLEGGLAFATVRGLVAPEIAGPLAKTLVLVLVGYGLWANTHLRGLWFVGLGLFCNALVIFANRGHMPVSSEALYRVGLESYIPKLQQQYDAVHTLMDGSTQLWFLADIIPVRVLGYTNVISLGDVYLMVGIALTIVGGALESKRKAQEPINIDLRF; translated from the coding sequence GTGGCCCTCGCCCTCGCATTCCGGGCCAGCCTCCGCGACATCGCCAACCTCGAGCTCCGATCGGCCTGGGCCTTCGTAGCAGCAGCGCTGCTGGAAGGGGGCCTGGCCTTTGCCACCGTTCGCGGTCTGGTAGCACCCGAAATTGCCGGCCCGCTGGCAAAAACCCTGGTGCTGGTGCTGGTGGGCTACGGCTTGTGGGCCAACACCCATCTGCGCGGGCTGTGGTTTGTGGGGCTGGGCCTTTTCTGTAATGCGCTGGTCATTTTTGCCAACCGGGGGCATATGCCCGTAAGCAGCGAGGCGCTCTACAGGGTGGGGCTGGAGTCCTACATCCCCAAACTTCAGCAGCAGTACGACGCGGTTCATACCCTGATGGACGGCTCCACACAGCTATGGTTCCTGGCCGACATCATCCCGGTGCGGGTGCTGGGCTACACCAACGTAATCAGCCTGGGCGACGTATACCTGATGGTGGGCATCGCACTTACCATTGTGGGCGGGGCTTTGGAAAGCAAAAGGAAAGCACAAGAACCAATAAACATTGACCTGCGCTTCTAG
- a CDS encoding ATP cone domain-containing protein has translation MREVFIKTPGGFRWPFSKGLLVESMMMAGLKMEPAMSVAHTIEEQLRSRKKPEVTALALKKMLIQEVEKNFGPEMAERLRGQTQAFEDIVVREGYRRRPFSKGVLVRSLEDAGFSMREAQTIARSLENRLRRSGVRSIDADELERRIAAEIEELFGPAARNRYAGRQALAGEIFVEEGEGEPRVPFSKGVLAQSVMAVGLSPDAAYRLARDVERRLRDSGSTVVKRDYLRKAVSEELMEEAGEEVARRYHLLRSIRRAVKPVHLLIGGVAGVGKSVLASALAYRLGITRMISTDAVREILRATIPKDLLPTLHTSSFESWRVLATPQKAEPSAALVMQGFRDQVSRVAVGLRAIQERSAREKTSLVVEGVHVVPGYMTHQYQHEVIQIPIMLVLEDEALHRDRFALRERETGGSRTSGAYAQYFSEIRLIQQHLIELARGAGVPLIPAENLDRAIDKGLEVIVDRLQEAYFDVVQG, from the coding sequence GTGCGCGAAGTCTTTATCAAGACACCGGGGGGGTTTCGCTGGCCCTTTTCCAAGGGGCTTTTGGTGGAGTCCATGATGATGGCGGGCCTCAAGATGGAGCCGGCCATGTCGGTGGCCCATACCATCGAAGAACAACTGCGCTCCCGCAAAAAGCCAGAAGTTACTGCCCTGGCGCTCAAGAAGATGCTGATTCAAGAGGTGGAGAAAAACTTTGGCCCCGAGATGGCCGAACGGCTCAGGGGCCAGACCCAGGCCTTTGAAGACATCGTGGTTCGGGAGGGCTACCGCCGCCGGCCCTTCTCCAAAGGGGTGCTGGTGCGCAGCCTGGAGGATGCAGGGTTTTCTATGCGCGAGGCTCAGACCATTGCCCGCTCGCTGGAGAACCGCCTGCGCCGCAGCGGGGTGCGCTCGATTGATGCCGATGAGCTGGAGCGGCGTATTGCAGCCGAGATCGAGGAACTATTTGGGCCTGCGGCCAGGAACCGCTACGCCGGAAGGCAGGCCCTGGCTGGGGAAATTTTTGTGGAGGAAGGGGAAGGTGAGCCGCGGGTGCCTTTCTCCAAAGGGGTACTGGCCCAGTCGGTAATGGCGGTGGGGCTATCGCCCGATGCGGCCTACCGGCTGGCCCGCGATGTGGAACGCCGCTTGCGCGATAGCGGTTCGACTGTGGTCAAGCGCGACTACCTGCGTAAAGCGGTCTCGGAAGAGCTCATGGAGGAAGCCGGGGAAGAGGTGGCCCGGCGCTACCACCTGTTGCGCAGCATCCGGCGGGCTGTGAAGCCGGTGCATCTGCTGATTGGGGGGGTGGCCGGGGTGGGGAAGAGTGTGCTGGCCTCAGCGCTGGCCTACCGGCTGGGCATCACCCGTATGATTTCGACCGATGCGGTGCGGGAGATCCTGCGGGCCACCATCCCCAAAGACCTGCTGCCCACCCTGCACACCAGCAGCTTTGAGTCGTGGCGGGTGCTGGCTACGCCCCAGAAAGCCGAACCCAGCGCGGCGCTGGTAATGCAGGGGTTCCGCGACCAGGTCTCGAGGGTGGCGGTGGGGCTGCGGGCCATCCAGGAGCGCAGCGCCCGGGAGAAAACCTCGCTGGTGGTGGAGGGCGTGCACGTGGTGCCGGGCTACATGACCCACCAGTACCAGCACGAGGTCATACAGATTCCCATCATGCTGGTGCTCGAGGACGAGGCCCTGCACCGCGACCGTTTTGCCCTGCGCGAGCGGGAGACCGGGGGGTCGCGCACTAGTGGGGCTTATGCGCAGTACTTCAGTGAAATTCGCCTTATCCAGCAGCATCTGATTGAGCTGGCTCGAGGTGCCGGGGTTCCCCTTATTCCGGCCGAGAACCTGGATCGGGCCATTGACAAAGGCCTCGAGGTGATCGTAGACCGGCTGCAAGAGGCCTATTTCGATGTGGTGCAGGGGTAG
- a CDS encoding HD-GYP domain-containing protein yields the protein MKAPLPMPPLRVLLFLLVLLAAFAGLLYLLLPFGPYAPNPLDLVFWAALIVIARRAHVALPFSASMSHAFVVALAAVTLFPPWLAAGLVFVFSFNRDFGRPGYTWYKDLFNRTQSGLATSLAGLAWGWAQAHLGAHPYLQEAAGILVASLVYFFVNVGSVTYVIHLASGASLRKVWFENYSWLWVSYLLQAPIGLLLAKAYQTPLIWGWGGFTVLFMMLLLYFSRFYWDEKVKIEAAFDDTIEVLVAALDAKDPFTRLHSERVAAIAGSIAKRMGFDEQDVKRITYAARIHDIGKVAIPDSILLKPGKLTPEEFELIRSHPKKGLEVLHPMRSRLPQEVQNVIVHHHERWDGSGYPSRLREEQIPLWARIVALADAYEAMTAGRAYSPAKTPQEALNEIIMQAGRQFDPQLVRHFEALWLESPIWKDRGEFLRRYTLPAHLSAWPSPSHSGPASATSPTSSSDRPGPS from the coding sequence GTGAAGGCGCCGCTCCCCATGCCTCCTCTGCGCGTTCTGCTCTTCCTGCTGGTGCTGCTGGCGGCTTTTGCTGGGCTGCTCTACCTCCTGCTGCCCTTCGGCCCCTACGCCCCCAACCCCCTGGACCTGGTCTTCTGGGCCGCCCTAATCGTCATTGCCAGGCGAGCCCATGTGGCCCTGCCCTTCAGCGCCTCCATGTCCCACGCCTTCGTGGTGGCCCTGGCCGCTGTCACCCTCTTTCCCCCCTGGCTGGCCGCGGGCCTGGTGTTTGTTTTTAGCTTCAACAGAGACTTTGGCCGACCCGGCTACACCTGGTACAAGGACCTCTTCAACCGCACCCAGTCGGGCCTGGCCACCAGCCTGGCCGGCCTGGCCTGGGGCTGGGCGCAGGCCCACCTCGGCGCCCACCCCTACCTGCAGGAGGCCGCGGGGATCCTGGTCGCCTCGCTGGTGTACTTTTTTGTGAACGTCGGGAGCGTCACCTACGTAATTCATCTGGCCAGCGGGGCCAGCCTGCGCAAGGTCTGGTTTGAAAACTATAGTTGGCTCTGGGTGAGCTACCTGCTCCAGGCCCCCATCGGCCTGCTGCTGGCCAAGGCCTACCAGACCCCCCTCATCTGGGGCTGGGGCGGGTTTACGGTGCTCTTTATGATGCTTTTGCTCTACTTCTCGCGCTTCTACTGGGATGAAAAGGTGAAGATCGAGGCGGCCTTCGACGACACCATCGAGGTGCTGGTGGCGGCCCTGGACGCCAAAGATCCCTTCACCCGGCTGCACTCCGAGCGGGTGGCGGCCATCGCCGGCAGCATCGCCAAGCGGATGGGCTTCGACGAGCAGGATGTAAAGCGCATCACCTATGCGGCCCGTATACACGATATCGGCAAGGTGGCCATCCCGGACTCCATCCTGCTGAAGCCGGGCAAGCTAACCCCGGAGGAATTTGAGCTCATCAGGAGCCACCCCAAGAAGGGCCTCGAGGTGCTCCACCCCATGCGCAGCCGACTACCCCAGGAGGTACAAAACGTTATCGTGCACCACCACGAGCGCTGGGATGGCAGCGGCTACCCCAGCCGGCTTAGGGAGGAGCAAATTCCGCTCTGGGCGCGTATCGTGGCGCTAGCCGACGCCTACGAGGCCATGACCGCGGGCCGGGCCTACAGCCCGGCCAAAACACCCCAGGAAGCCCTTAATGAGATAATCATGCAAGCGGGGCGGCAGTTCGACCCGCAGTTGGTGCGGCACTTCGAGGCCTTGTGGCTCGAAAGCCCTATCTGGAAGGATCGGGGGGAATTTCTACGACGCTATACCTTGCCAGCGCACTTATCGGCGTGGCCCTCGCCCTCGCATTCCGGGCCAGCCTCCGCGACATCGCCAACCTCGAGCTCCGATCGGCCTGGGCCTTCGTAG
- a CDS encoding zinc-dependent alcohol dehydrogenase, whose product MRGLLFTPSVPRYVAARLLGKRYPSRALSLQLVTLPEPERPAGFERLKVRLSGICGSDLALLYGKQAPTLSGMFSFPAILGHEILAELGGVRVVVNPVLACLERGLPDCPACARGDDHLCFNVAEGNFGPGMLGFCKDLGGGWAQRMVAHRERIFPIAESVPDERAVLAEPAAVVLHGLRQAWGEGKPWPNPAVHRMHWPAQILVIGAGTIGLLAVKMLRVLGFEGPLWAVARHPRQAELARQLGASQVFPSAQAAQQAAGARRYRGILGSTAWRGGFEGVVEASGSPRGLQEASWAVQEGGRVLLLGAPATALHDFSPYWFREVGLVGSYAYSWDDFAQAVKLLPELEGVEAMVTHKFGLEAWPEAIKTAATRRGIKVVFKP is encoded by the coding sequence ATGCGCGGTTTGCTTTTTACGCCCTCGGTTCCTCGCTATGTGGCCGCCAGGCTGTTGGGTAAGCGCTACCCGTCCAGGGCGCTTTCCCTGCAACTGGTTACCCTGCCCGAGCCCGAACGGCCCGCGGGTTTTGAGCGCCTCAAGGTGCGGTTGTCGGGCATCTGTGGGAGCGACCTAGCTTTGCTCTACGGTAAACAGGCCCCCACCCTTTCCGGGATGTTTTCTTTCCCAGCGATCCTGGGGCACGAAATTCTGGCCGAGCTGGGTGGGGTGCGGGTGGTGGTCAATCCGGTGCTGGCCTGCCTCGAGCGCGGCCTGCCGGACTGCCCGGCCTGCGCCAGGGGCGACGACCACCTCTGCTTCAACGTGGCTGAAGGCAACTTCGGCCCCGGTATGCTGGGCTTCTGCAAAGACCTGGGGGGTGGCTGGGCCCAGCGCATGGTAGCCCACCGCGAGCGCATTTTCCCCATTGCCGAAAGCGTGCCCGATGAGCGGGCCGTGCTGGCTGAACCGGCGGCGGTGGTGCTGCACGGGCTGCGGCAGGCCTGGGGCGAAGGTAAACCCTGGCCCAACCCGGCGGTTCATCGTATGCACTGGCCCGCTCAGATACTGGTCATCGGGGCCGGAACCATCGGCCTGCTGGCCGTCAAAATGCTGCGTGTGCTGGGGTTCGAGGGGCCTTTGTGGGCGGTGGCCCGCCACCCCCGCCAGGCCGAGCTGGCCCGGCAGTTGGGCGCCAGCCAGGTCTTTCCCTCTGCCCAAGCGGCCCAACAAGCCGCCGGCGCCCGGCGTTACCGGGGTATTCTGGGGTCTACCGCCTGGCGGGGCGGTTTTGAGGGGGTGGTGGAAGCCTCGGGCTCCCCCAGGGGTTTACAGGAGGCTAGCTGGGCTGTGCAGGAGGGGGGGCGGGTCTTGCTGCTAGGGGCCCCGGCCACCGCCTTGCACGACTTTTCGCCCTACTGGTTCCGCGAGGTGGGCCTGGTGGGGAGCTATGCCTATAGCTGGGACGACTTTGCTCAGGCGGTCAAGCTGCTGCCCGAGCTGGAGGGTGTGGAGGCCATGGTCACCCACAAATTTGGCCTCGAGGCCTGGCCCGAGGCCATCAAAACCGCGGCCACCCGGCGGGGCATCAAGGTGGTGTTCAAACCCTAA
- a CDS encoding GNAT family acetyltransferase, giving the protein MPIREFRMADYTSVLALWQGAGLELNPSDSFEGLQKKLERDPDLFLVVEEDGQILGALLAGYDGRRGWLYHMAIHPFGQGQGWGKRMMEELEARLKAKGCQKLNLLVEPSYTGAQDFFERLGYRRDDLIFMEKWLD; this is encoded by the coding sequence ATGCCCATTCGCGAGTTCCGCATGGCCGATTACACGAGCGTACTGGCCCTCTGGCAAGGCGCGGGCCTGGAGCTCAACCCCTCGGATAGCTTCGAGGGTCTACAGAAGAAGCTCGAGCGCGACCCCGATCTGTTCTTGGTGGTCGAGGAGGACGGCCAGATTCTGGGGGCCTTGCTGGCCGGTTACGACGGGCGGCGGGGCTGGCTGTACCACATGGCTATTCACCCCTTCGGCCAGGGGCAGGGCTGGGGCAAGCGGATGATGGAGGAGCTCGAGGCCCGCCTCAAAGCCAAGGGCTGCCAGAAGCTGAACCTGCTGGTGGAGCCCTCCTACACCGGGGCCCAGGACTTCTTCGAACGGCTTGGCTACCGCCGCGACGACCTGATCTTCATGGAGAAGTGGCTGGACTGA